One Vigna unguiculata cultivar IT97K-499-35 chromosome 7, ASM411807v1, whole genome shotgun sequence genomic region harbors:
- the LOC114189719 gene encoding pentatricopeptide repeat-containing protein At2g17033, translated as MMNGLQCPHQGLSWRWKQRGFPVTTIKMETSTLTKQGQRFLTKLTTSAAATDNLIRRFVQGSPKSVVLTTLSHLLSPSTSYPQLSSLALPLYGRASQAPWFTWNSTTVAELAAHLHKLGHQAQSEALVSEAISKLQSRKRELVVFYGKLAEAYSKRKSETGFDVAYSYLNNLLRTSESVHVKRRAYEYMVSGLCSMDRPREAEDLVIGPAAGLGLKPSGFELKSIVYGYGRVGLFEDMRRVVEEMEKRGFVVDTVCCNMVVSAYGVHGEHVEMVTWLRRMRDSGVPFSVRTYNSVSNCCPEVLRMVGGLSELALSMEELNEGLEGGEGMVVRELMGCSGILEEVMVWEALEVKLDLHGFHVGGAYLVVLVWLEEMWRRLNGLNCGVPAEVTVVCGLGNHSSVRGESKVRVLVQKMMVKMGSPLKVDRKNNGCFIAKGKAVQNWLCEMRKAPLSGSASQ; from the exons ATGATGAATGGCTTACAGTGTCCTCACCAGGGGCTGTCATGGAGATGGAAACAACGTGGTTTCCCAGTTACAACCATTAAAATGGAGACTTCCACGCTAACCAAACAAGGACAACGATTTCTGACCAAGCTAACCACCTCCGCCGCCGCCACCGACAACCTCATCCGAAGATTCGTCCAAGGTTCTCCCAAATCTGTTGTTCTCACCACTCTCTCACACCTCCTCTCTCCCTCCACCTCCTACCCACAACTCTCTTCCCTCGCGCTCCCC CTCTACGGAAGAGCGAGCCAAGCCCCGTGGTTCACCTGGAACTCCACCACCGTCGCCGAGCTCGCCGCGCACCTCCACAAACTCGGCCACCAGGCCCAATCCGAAGCCCTGGTTTCCGAGGCCATTTCCAAGCTACAATCTCGCAAACGCGAACTCGTTGTCTTCTACGGCAAACTGGCGGAAGCATACTCGAAACGAAAATCCGAAACCGGCTTCGACGTGGCTTACAGTTACCTCAACAACCTTCTCCGCACATCCGAATCGGTGCACGTGAAACGCAGGGCCTACGAGTACATGGTGAGTGGGCTGTGTTCCATGGACAGGCCGCGTGAGGCAGAGGATTTAGTTATTGGGCCTGCGGCTGGGCTCGGGCTTAAACCCTCGGGCTTTGAATTGAAGTCAATTGTGTACGGATACGGAAGGGTGGGGTTGTTTGAGGATATGCGGAGGGTTGTGGAGGAAATGGAGAAGAGAGGGTTTGTGGTTGACACGGTATGTTGCAACATGGTTGTTTCGGCTTACGGGGTTCACGGGGAGCACGTGGAAATGGTGACGTGGCTTCGGAGGATGAGGGATTCAGGGGTTCCGTTTTCCGTGAGGACTTACAACTCCGTTTCGAATTGTTGCCCGGAGGTTTTGAGAATGGTGGGGGGGTTGAGCGAATTGGCGTTGTCGATGGAGGAATTGAATGAGGGTTTGGAAGGAGGGGAGGGAATGGTGGTGAGGGAGTTGATGGGGTGTAGTGGGATTTTGGAGGAGGTGATGGTGTGGGAGGCGTTGGAGGTGAAGCTGGATCTGCATGGGTTTCACGTGGGTGGGGCTTATTTGgtggttttggtttggttgGAGGAGATGTGGAGAAGGTTGAATGGGTTGAATTGTGGGGTACCGGCGGAAGTTACGGTGGTTTGTGGGTTGGGAAATCACAGCAGTGTTCGAGGGGAATCGAAGGTGAGGGTGCTGGTGCAGAAGATGATGGTGAAAATGGGAAGTCCGTTGAAGGTTGATAGGAAGAACAACGGGTGCTTTATTGCAAAAGGAAAAGCTGTTCAAAATTGGTTGTGTGAAATGAGGAAGGCACCTCTGAGTGGGTCTGCTTCACAGTGA